CATCCGGCAGCCGGCCGTCCAGCAGCCCGGCGAGGATGCTCGCCGAGCCACCGGTGAGCGGCCCAGCCAGCCGCAGGGCGGTCGCTCCCCGCCCACACCACCGACCTGGACGGTCGACCTGCCCGGTGTAGTAGCCGGCCAGATCGCACTCGGCCGAGCGGTCCAGGTAGTACGCCGCCGCGCTCGCCCCGCCCCCAAGCATCGCCACCGAGATCACGGTGGCCCGCCCCACTGGCCCACGGGCGGCAGGGAGGATCGTCGCCACAGTGGCAAAGACCTGCGCATGGGACTGACGATCCACCGCGAGGTTGCCGGAAACCTTGCCGGACTCCTCACATTCGCGTCGGCGTCGGTCCGGGCTGCCAACGGGGTTGCCGGGAACCTTGCCGGGAACCTTGCCGGAAACCTTGCCGGACTCATCACATGCGGCATCGGTCTGCCAGAACGCGTTGCCAGGATGGTTGCCAGAGCAGTTCGGAGGCACGCTTAGCTCCTGGAGTACGCGGCCGGTGCGGGCGGGGTACCGCCCTCAGGCTGTGGCAGGTGCGACCTCCTCGAGGTCGGGGTAGCCCGCCAGCACACAGATCACGACCCCGCGCCGCGCGATCGACGCCGTCGGAGCCTGCCCCACACCGAGCGCGGCACAGCCGGCGCGTTCGGCTGCTGACGCCCGCGGCGATGCGCCGTATCCGCGCGAAGCGCGCGATACCACTGTGTCTGGCTGGCTGGCTGGCTCCTTGGCTGGGCTCGGCAGTCTGGCTGCGGGTGGGGGGTCCGGGGTGTTGGGCTCTCCTGGGTCGTTCGGGTGGTGGATCTTGGGCCAGAGCGCTCACTTTTGTTGATCTTGCGTGCGCGGCCGCCTTGATTGTGACCGGGCGGGAAGAGCCCGCGGCGCCCGGCAACCATCGGCCGAGTCAGGACACGAGCAACCGCCAGGCCGCATAGCCGTCGGCTGCGTGATCGCCCAACGCGAGCCATTCCGACGCTTTCGGGTCACCGAGCTGCTGATCGAGGCGACGCAGCCGCTTTCGATCGCTTCCTGCCAGCCGCGCCCGTTCGGCTCGGGGGTCAGCCATCAGGCTGGCCAGGAAGGCCGCATCTCCGCTGTGCCGGTCGCGGTCTCGCGAATCTGCCACCCAGGCTGCTGCCTTGAGCACCAGCGCGCCGAGCAGGTCCGGGACCGGGACCTCGACGGACCGTCCACCCTTGACGACGGTGACGACCATGAGCCGCTGCAGGGCCTGGTGCCCCCCGGGCACCTGGATGGTCTCCGCGCCACCGACCGTGTGCAGCGGCCAGCGTGGTGGTGAGTGATCGGGAGCCAGCACGTCGGCGGCCATCTCGTCGCTCGCCCGCCGAAACCGGTACACCCGACCCCTGCTGTCTGGCACCGGGTCAAGATGCAGGCTCCTCACCGCTCGGACGCAGCGCCGAAGCCCGTCGCTGGCAGTCAGCAGGTCGGCCAGCACGTCGACGTCCTGGCTGACTCGGACCCCGCCGCGCCCGCCTCGCAGCCCGTGCAGCAAGACCATCTGGCCGCCGATCAGTTCCCACCGCTGGGCCGGGACTCGCTCGGCGAGATCGAGGATCAGGTCCCACAGGGCGTCGAGGCGCCCGGTGAGCGGAGGGAGCACGACGGTTCCCCCCGATGTCACCGGATGGTCGCTGCCGGCGGTCATGACAGGCTGGCGGCGAGAGACTGCTCGAGCAGGGCCAGGCCGGCCCGTTGGGTCCGCAGGTCCGCCGACTCGAACAGGTCGACGGCGACGACCGCGTCCGGCATGACGGTCCGCTGCAGAAGCTCGGGGTCGTCGAATCGGGGAATCCGCACCACCAGGTTCACCTCGCCCAGCTTGCTGACGCCGTAGTCGCGTCGAAGTCGCGCCCACGTGCCGGCTGAGCAGTACACCTCGTCCGGGATGTCGCCGGCTCCCAGGATGTTCGCCCCGGCGTGCTCCGCCTGGGTCATCCCGCCGGCCACCACACCCGTTTCCGCCAGCACCGCCGCGCGGTAGCCGGGCAGCACCCGGACGTCGGCGCGGACGGCACGCGTCCGGCAACCCGCCGCAATGCGCTCCGGGCTGCGCGTGCGAAGCCACGACCGCACCCGGGAGCGTGCCCCCCGGTCCAGCCAGCCGGCCCGCTCACCGGACGCCTCCCAGAGCGCGGCCCACGCTGTGCCCGGCGCCAGGGCCCGCCCGCGACCGACATGAGCGCGGGCTCGCCGCATGACGCTGCCTTCGTCGAGCAGGAGCATCCGCCCTACCCTCTCGGCGGAGAGCGTTCCGGCCGCAACAAGCCGGCGCACCT
This genomic interval from Actinomycetes bacterium contains the following:
- a CDS encoding relaxase domain-containing protein, with translation MLGGGASAAAYYLDRSAECDLAGYYTGQVDRPGRWCGRGATALRLAGPLTGGSASILAGLLDGRLPD
- a CDS encoding helix-turn-helix domain-containing protein, giving the protein MTVADAAERLSVSAHEVRRLVAAGTLSAERVGRMLLLDEGSVMRRARAHVGRGRALAPGTAWAALWEASGERAGWLDRGARSRVRSWLRTRSPERIAAGCRTRAVRADVRVLPGYRAAVLAETGVVAGGMTQAEHAGANILGAGDIPDEVYCSAGTWARLRRDYGVSKLGEVNLVVRIPRFDDPELLQRTVMPDAVVAVDLFESADLRTQRAGLALLEQSLAASLS